In Erigeron canadensis isolate Cc75 chromosome 1, C_canadensis_v1, whole genome shotgun sequence, a single window of DNA contains:
- the LOC122597361 gene encoding uncharacterized protein LOC122597361 produces the protein MDNKITTATIFNFFTLLIITVSAARPTINTPVTKPSTIREPETFTGSHILLPGHNVTSQSNATTSTFPVNSHHVQPENTTSDMTPRMNFTKFHSINRHYNEKPHRRPYQVGRPKRPCRKHSQYQVDRTKIPSRNNERIGKYEDTRSKSIHAEVPTNWLKMKHYHASLAHRNHNNQQKGSENVIKTKHVFDREKLKNLIREKDRKRREEENGLMKNIRKFMKHTFD, from the coding sequence ATGGACAACAAAATTACTACTGCGAcgattttcaacttttttaccCTACTAATAATTACGGTCTCTGCCGCTCGTCCCACCATCAACACTCCGGTGACAAAACCGAGCACGATCCGTGAACCTGAAACTTTCACCGGTTCTCACATTCTCCTCCCCGGGCACAACGTCACATCACAGTCCAATGCAACTACCTCCACCTTCCCGGTCAATAGCCACCATGTTCAACCGGAAAACACAACGAGTGATATGACGCCACGTATGAATTTCACCAAATTTCATTCGATTAACCGTCACTACAACGAGAAACCGCATCGTCGGCCATATCAGGTAGGAAGACCCAAGCGACCGTGTCGGAAACACTCGCAGTACCAGGTTGATCGGACCAAAATTCCCAGCCGAAATAACGAGAGAATTGGAAAATATGAAGATACGAGATCGAAAAGCATTCATGCTGAAGTTCCAACGAATTGGTTGAAGATGAAGCATTATCACGCCTCTCTTGCCCACCGAAATCATAACAACCAACAGAAAGGTAGCGAGAATGTGATCAAGACGAAACATGTATTTGATAGGGAGAAATTGAAGAATTTGATTCGTGAAAAGGATCGGAAAAGAAGAGAGGAAGAGAATGGGTTAATGAAGAACATTCGCAAGTTTATGAAACACACCTTCGATTGA
- the LOC122584958 gene encoding uncharacterized protein LOC122584958: MDSGCVYEQQRVINELTQGIQMAKDLRANLNSAEARKFFIQKILSSYHNALSALKSGDSSTAWATTLLPAQSLPDSSISNTSTESEFDQSFFDHQGQNVVSRKRNLGLTGWEDQVRMYTDNVLEMAHDGKRACNQGAGRGWAASPPQPTSPENFEIKPTHNNHDHEFSLPAPSEALSNLRANLSVDITSDFSTIIDVPSMFSIPPSTPSVGFSEEGFQQLHFPNYIDDELLQVCSPFISPNTSAESNYFSEWGSSQSLDFSSSGADHHPAPHVDDPADFLFGSSSFFLDSNNDDPKFCRQLSLVDWDPTFLG, from the exons ATGGACAGTGGTTGTGTGTATGAACAGCAGAGAGTTATAAATGAACTGACTCAAGGGATACAGATGGCTAAAGACCTAAGGGCTAATCTCAATTCAGCTGAAGCAAGGAAGTTCTTTATACAAAAGATCTTGTCTTCATACCACAACGCTCTTTCGGCTCTCAAATCAGGTGACAGCAGTACCGCCTGGGCTACCACATTATTACCAGCTCAAAGTCTGCCAGACTCATCGATATCCAACACCAGCACAGAATCTGAATTTGATCAATCCTTTTTTGATCATCAAGGACAAAATGTCGTCTCCAGAAAGAG AAACCTGGGGTTGACAGGATGGGAAGATCAAGTTAGAATGTACACAGACAATGTACTTGAAATGGCACACGACGGGAAACGAGCATGTAACCAAGGAGCTGGTCGTGGTTGGGCTGCATCACCACCACAACCGACTTCACCTGAAAATTTTGAGATAAAGCCAACCCACAACAACCATGATCACGAATTTTCACTGCCAGCTCCCAGTGAAGCCCTCTCAAATCTAAGAGCCAATCTCAGTGTTGATATAACCTCGGACTTTAGTACTATCATTGATGTTCCATCTATGTTTTCCATCCCGCCTTCAACTCCGTCAGTTGGATTCTCTGAAGAAGGTTTCCAACAACTTCATTTCCCAAATTATATTGACGATGAGTTGTTGCAAGTCTGTTCACCATTTATCTCCCCAAATACCTCAGCTGAATCAAACTACTTCTCAGAGTGGGGAAGCTCGCAATCATTGGATTTCTCATCATCAGGCGCTGATCATCATCCAGCGCCACATGTAGACGACCCTGCTGATTTCCTATTCGGTAGTAGCTCCTTCTTTTTAGACAGCAACAATGATGATCCCAAATTTTGTCGCCAACTAAGTCTCGTGGATTGGGACCCTACCTTTCTAGGTTGA
- the LOC122584981 gene encoding uncharacterized protein LOC122584981, producing the protein MDGVCLHEQKTVVHELTQGIEMAKKLRVNLNSAEAREFLIQKILSSYENALSVLKSRDSTGQPLVSSQPANSLPESTNSIGSSWSREFEFDYFDQSFFDQQSQNAVSKKRKSPLLPPPSPEKHNKRPCQNHQISPTNPNEMLSNIGSSNHSVTTSATGSPTFSFPSTPFGFMEDYQQLDFQDLLDDEPMQVCSPPFISPKTSESNYFSEWGSSTSLDCAADPADINPDFIFNSSSFF; encoded by the coding sequence ATGGATGGTGTTTGTCTTCATGAACAAAAGACAGTGGTACATGAGCTTACTCAAGGAATAGAAATGGCTAAAAAGTTAAGGGTCAATCTCAATTCAGCTGAAGCAAGAGAATTCTTGATACAGAAAATCTTGTCTTCATATGAGAACGCATTGTCTGTTCTTAAGTCAAGGGACTCCACGGGGCAGCCTTTGGTAAGTAGCCAGCCGGCAAACAGTCTGCCGGAGTCAACAAATTCCATTGGGAGCTCATGGAGTAGAGAATTCGAGTTTGACTACTTTGATCAATCCTTTTTCGACCAGCAGAGCCAAAATGCGGTTTCCAAAAAGAGGAAATCCCCCCTGCTTCCACCCCCTTCACCAGAAAAACACAACAAAAGGCCATGTCAAAACCACCAAATATCACCAACAAACCCCAATGAGATGCTATCAAATATTGGATCCAGCAACCACAGTGTCACCACCAGTGCTACTGGTTCACCCACATTTTCCTTCCCTTCAACACCATTTGGATTCATGGAAGATTATCAACAACTTGATTTCCAGGATCTCCTTGATGATGAACCAATGCAAGTGTGTTCACCCCCATTTATCTCCCCCAAAACCTCTGAATCAAACTATTTTTCAGAATGGGGAAGTTCAACATCGTTAGATTGTGCAGCTGATCCGGCAGATATAAACCCTGATTTCATATTCAACAGCTCATCTTTCTTCTAG